A single Sutterella megalosphaeroides DNA region contains:
- a CDS encoding M20/M25/M40 family metallo-hydrolase: MTHIPPLRTDVLARLQALKRHPAVDAALRDLEAHAPRAMELQKSLCEIPAPTFHEETRAAEIMRLMKAFGLEDVSIDAVGNVIGRCPGRGTGPRPLLAVGAHMDTVFPEGTDVTVRREGNRYYGPGIGDNCAGLRAMLEVLRAMRAHGLATEADLLFVGTVGEEGNGDIRGSKHLFSTAPAPDGFIAVDNTDVGRILHTAIGSHRWRCTVTGPGGHSFGAFGEVPSAVHAVCLAGARIAHLKVPKEPKSSFTIGTIRGGTSVNTIAPSCSVDIDIRSYENQPILDAERAIRTAFEEAISEEHAIWGITDPEKMLRVEFEQIGNRPAGRRPDDCPVLQAARAAQSVLGIELTNYGASSTDANMPVSLGIPATCLSAGGVQKRTHTVDEYYDDINPHLGPQLILLTVLALAGSVDAGLKPLLPKRSS, translated from the coding sequence ATGACTCACATTCCGCCCCTTCGTACCGACGTTCTCGCGCGCCTTCAAGCGCTCAAACGCCACCCCGCCGTCGACGCGGCCCTGCGGGACCTCGAAGCGCACGCGCCTCGGGCGATGGAACTTCAGAAGTCGCTCTGCGAAATTCCCGCTCCGACCTTTCACGAGGAGACGCGTGCGGCGGAGATCATGCGGCTTATGAAAGCCTTCGGACTCGAAGACGTGTCAATCGATGCGGTCGGGAACGTGATCGGACGTTGCCCCGGTCGGGGTACGGGGCCGCGCCCCTTGCTCGCCGTGGGCGCACACATGGATACGGTCTTTCCGGAAGGCACCGACGTCACCGTGCGACGTGAAGGGAACCGCTACTACGGCCCGGGGATCGGCGACAACTGTGCGGGGCTTCGCGCGATGCTCGAAGTGCTGCGGGCGATGAGAGCGCACGGTCTCGCGACCGAAGCCGACCTCCTTTTCGTCGGCACGGTCGGAGAAGAAGGAAACGGCGACATTCGCGGATCGAAACACCTCTTTTCCACGGCCCCCGCGCCCGACGGCTTCATCGCGGTCGACAACACGGACGTGGGTCGAATTCTGCACACCGCCATAGGCTCCCACCGCTGGCGCTGCACGGTAACGGGCCCGGGCGGGCACAGCTTCGGCGCCTTCGGCGAAGTGCCGAGCGCCGTTCACGCCGTGTGCCTAGCGGGCGCGCGCATCGCGCACCTCAAGGTACCGAAGGAACCGAAGTCATCCTTTACGATCGGCACGATCCGCGGAGGGACGTCCGTCAACACGATCGCCCCGTCGTGCTCGGTCGACATCGACATCCGCAGTTACGAGAACCAACCGATCCTCGACGCGGAACGGGCGATTCGCACGGCGTTCGAAGAGGCGATCTCCGAAGAGCACGCCATTTGGGGCATCACGGACCCCGAGAAGATGCTTCGCGTCGAATTCGAGCAAATAGGCAACCGCCCCGCGGGACGCCGTCCCGACGACTGCCCCGTGTTGCAGGCGGCGCGCGCCGCGCAGTCCGTGCTCGGGATCGAACTCACGAACTACGGCGCCTCTTCGACCGACGCCAACATGCCCGTGAGTCTCGGCATTCCCGCGACGTGCCTCTCGGCAGGCGGCGTGCAGAAGCGCACCCACACGGTCGACGAGTACTACGACGACATCAATCCGCACCTCGGACCGCAGTTGATTCTCCTTACGGTGCTCGCCCTGGCGGGGTCGGTCGATGCGGGACTGAAGCCTCTGCTTCCGAAGCGCTCTTCCTGA